The Aspergillus luchuensis IFO 4308 DNA, chromosome 7, nearly complete sequence genome has a segment encoding these proteins:
- a CDS encoding lysophospholipid acyltransferase family protein (COG:I;~EggNog:ENOG410PIC2;~InterPro:IPR032098,IPR002123;~PFAM:PF16076,PF01553;~TransMembrane:5 (i43-67o87-105i133-151o171-192i398-415o);~go_function: GO:0016746 - transferase activity, transferring acyl groups [Evidence IEA]), with the protein MDTSEVRQRKHDPQLSHTAASKKQPSDSQDEEPRLKHGIAMQLLRSLLLATWFNCCCVAILATQVIGSPLYVINKDWYYSYMAYTKQSFGLVITALTQWGCPTFVRVSGDKSVRGQVHVAEDGRLKTQFPERLVLIANHQVYTDWIYLWWVAYTNTMHGRIFIILKESLKYIPIIGQGMTFYGFIFMARKWLSDKPRLQHRLEKLKTQHTGSQSGSPQYDPMWLLIFPEGTNLSINTRRRSAEYAAKQGLSPLKHELIPRSTGLFFCLQQLRGTVEWVYDCTVAYEGPPRGSLPDKYFTLRSTYLQGRPPTSVNMHWRRFAVSEIPLDDQHEFDSWLRERWTEKDQLLEEYYETGRFPSELAGSIEVGHGFEERKAAAAAGYAEAHVRLGHWAEVGRIFMVLLGAVFLCKLPKLLGF; encoded by the exons ATGGATACCTCCGAAGTTCGACAACGAAAGCATGACCCTCAACTGAGTCACACAGCCGcctcgaagaagcagccTTCCGACAGTCAGGATGAGGAACCCCGTTTGAAGCATGGCATTGCGATGCAGCTTCTCCGCTCTTTGCTCCTGGCCACATGGTtcaactgctgctgcgtcgCCATCCTAGCGACCCAGGTCATCGGCTCCCCTCTATACGTGATAAACAAGGATTGGTATTATTCCTATATGGCATACACAAAGCAGTCCTTTGGCTTGGTCATCACGGCTCTAACTCAATGGGGCTGTCCTACCTTTGTGCGAGTCAGCGGTGACAAGAGTGTACGGGGCCAGGTCCACGTCGCAGAGGATGGGCGCTTAAAGACTCAATTCCCAGAGCGATTGGTCCTCATAGCCAACCACCAGGTGTATACTGATTGGATCTATCTGTGGTGGGTGGCATACACGAATACGATGCACGgccgcatcttcatcatccttaaGGAATCCTTGAAGTACATTCCTATTATCGGCCAGGGTATGACCTTTTACGGCTTTATTTTCATGGCTCGCAAATGGTTGTCCGACAAGCCCCGTCTGCAGCATCGattggagaagctgaagactCAGCATACGGGATCGCAGTCAGGGTCCCCGCAATATGACCCCATGTGGCTTCTGATCTTTCCTGAGGGGACGAACctatccatcaacaccaggCGGCGGAGTGCAGAGTATGCCGCAAAGCAGGGACTGTCCCCCTTGAAGCATGAGCTTATTCCCCGCTCCACTGGTTTATTCTTCTGTCTACAGCAGTTGCGCGGGACGGTGGAGTGGGTCTATGACTGCACGGTAGCCTACGAAGGACCTCC AAGAGGTAGTCTACCTGACAAGTACTTTACCCTTCGGTCAACGTATCTGCAGGGGCGACCGCCCACTTCGGTCAATATGCATTGGAGACGTTTTGCCGTGTCCGAGATCCCTCTGGACGATCAGCATGAATTTGACTCGTGGCTTCGCGAGCGTTGGACCGAGAAGGACCAGTTGCTCGAGGAGTACTACGAGACAGGGAGGTTCCCGTCCGAGCTGGCTGGGTCTATCGAGGTTGGGCATGGATTCGAGGAACGGAAGGCTGCCGCGGCTGCAGGGTATGCTGAAGCACATGTGCGGTTGGGACACTGGGCCGAGGTTGGCCGGATATTCATGGTGCTTCTAGGCGCGGTGTTCCTCTGTAAATTGCCCAAGCTCCTGGGATTCTAA
- the POS5 gene encoding NADH kinase POS5 (COG:G;~EggNog:ENOG410PI65;~InterPro:IPR016064,IPR017437,IPR002504;~PFAM:PF01513;~go_function: GO:0003951 - NAD+ kinase activity [Evidence IEA];~go_process: GO:0006741 - NADP biosynthetic process [Evidence IEA];~go_process: GO:0019674 - NAD metabolic process [Evidence IEA]): MLTPHRQCSHATSTYPSASIILEPSVAEEIHSSLQSPVYTAPLDQLRPALHDKVDLTVTLGGDGTILHASSLFATCYNVPPVLSFSMGTLGFLSEWKFAEYKRAFREVYMSGAGVGDRATVLGDSRPASADEALDLEANPTGWSSVRGKSMGLTRGARILMRNRLKVGLFTADGKPVQRESTSAAMPNVLNNQGVYVMNEVLLHRGKEPHLAVLDVYVGGRFLTEAVADGIIISTPTGSTAYSLSSGGSIVHPLVPAVLLTPICARSLSFRPLVLPSSTPITLRLSEKNRSRELEVSIDGVNLGQGLTAGMEARVWDEEMRHGKNEWQGGVPCVMRRITGGEAHDGWVGGLNGLLKFNHPFGEER, translated from the coding sequence ATGCTAACCCCTCACCGGCAATGTAGTCATGCGACGTCTACCTACCCATCGGCCTCGATCATTCTAGAACCCAGTGTCGCAGAGGAAATACACTCGTCACTTCAGTCGCCTGTTTACACCGCCCCTCTCGACCAGCTACGACCGGCATTGCATGACAAGGTGGATCTCACCGTTACTCTCGGGGGAGATGGTACGATCCTGCATGCCTCGTCCTTGTTTGCCACGTGCTACAACGTCCCGCCGGTGCTGTCATTTAGCATGGGAACATTGGGCTTCTTGAGCGAATGGAAATTTGCCGAATACAAGCGCGCATTTCGCGAGGTATACATGTCAGGAGCCGGCGTTGGGGATCGCGCGACGGTGCTGGGAGACTCCCGGCCAGCCTCAGCCGACGAAGCACTGGATCTGGAAGCGAATCCTACTGGATGGTCCTCGGTACGGGGGAAGTCGATGGGCTTAACGCGCGGCGCTCGAATCTTGATGCGCAACCGACTGAAGGTTGGGCTCTTTACGGCAGACGGCAAGCCAGTCCAACGGGAATCCACATCAGCGGCCATGCCAAACGTCTTGAACAACCAGGGAGTATATGTAATGAATGAGGTACTCTTGCATCGAGGCAAAGAGCCACATTTGGCGGTGCTGGATGTCTATGTTGGGGGCCGGTTTTTGACGGAAGCCGTGGCCGACGGCATCATTATCTCGACACCGACGGGTAGCACAGCATACAGTCTGAGCAGTGGAGGCAGTATTGTGCATCCACTCGTGCCCGCGGTTCTACTAACGCCGATCTGTGCGCGGAGTCTAAGCTTCCGGCCCTTGGTGCTGCCATCCAGTACTCCGATTACCCTCCGACTGAGCGAGAAGAACCGGAGTCGCGAGTTGGAGGTCAGCATTGACGGGGTGAACTTAGGGCAAGGATTGACCGCGGGAATGGAGGCACGAGTATGGGACGAAGAGATGCGACATGGCAAGAATGAATGGCAAGGTGGTGTGCCATGTGTCATGCGAAGAATCACCGGTGGTGAAGCACACgatggatgggttggaggCTTGAATGGGTTGTTGAAATTCAACCATCCATTTGGTGAGGAACGCTGA
- the CLA4 gene encoding serine/threonine protein kinase CLA4 (COG:T;~EggNog:ENOG410PFNT;~InterPro:IPR000095,IPR008271,IPR011993,IPR001849, IPR033923,IPR000719,IPR011009,IPR036936;~PFAM:PF15413,PF07714,PF00069,PF00786;~go_function: GO:0004672 - protein kinase activity [Evidence IEA];~go_function: GO:0004674 - protein serine/threonine kinase activity [Evidence IEA];~go_function: GO:0005524 - ATP binding [Evidence IEA];~go_process: GO:0006468 - protein phosphorylation [Evidence IEA]) — translation MYSPDQFMNPGPAPRPPADRPQLNLPTNPSNNVATSFSQMSLNSPSTPGPANLSLFPNTSTPSLTRTKTDQSGGGGVTVIKEGYVRCKEDKFLATWNQRYLILREFRLDFLKNETGKIVLSIPLTAVTGVSRSEDTRMAFEIIRLANPKDANSKTAVITRDVPTKSITCEVKSDDEIYDWIDKIYERCPGMGGVSNPTNFSHRVHVGFDPRTGAFVGLPPEWEKLLTASAITKEDYKKNPQAVIEVLEFYSDIKMREQNPQYYAGLSSPANQQAKPFSGGGSVGNSIAPPRPPPPAPAQRLDSGGQSYSSQSPVSSPSQSKSDSDRALEQQQQLERMNELADKERRRMEEDRRARQREEEQNRLDQEAYNASLPKTRVPLAKQELGGYGQSSDDRYKPSRPAPQAPGSSRQEPPRQLTAQRPAPSAPTAGQRPGDYANGSARAEQSSPGSRHPAQGQSPARAQNNGVKAQPAQGPPPSKLPAPVQPVKPLNIANKQTAKTNVPDGVRQAEAALSKKAEPRQREVRMSNMSENEVMDRLRSVVSKDNPNESYSKQRKIGQGASGSVYVARVKEHATSGVARELYRQYGPRTQVAIKQMDLRSQPRKELIVNEIIVMKDSQHANIVNFLDSFLQEQSNELWVVMEFMEGGALTDVIDNNPVIQEDQIATICAETCKGLAHLHSQNIIHRDIKSDNVLLDRAGHVKITDFGFCAKLTESKSKRATMVGTPYWMAPEVVKQKEYGPKVDCWSLGIMAIEMIESEPPYLNEEPLKALYLIATNGTPRLKKPEKLSKELKSFLSVCLCVDVRSRATADELLAHDFLKLGCSLASLAELLRWKKNSGQ, via the exons ATGTACTCCCCAGACCAATTCATGAATCCGGGGCCTGCCCCCCGGCCCCCAGCCGACCGCCCACAACTCAACCTGCCtaccaacccctccaacaacGTGGCTACCTCCTTCAGCCAGATGAGTCTGAATTCCCCGAGTACCCCCGGTCCGGCCAACCTTTCGCTGTTCCCCAACACGAGCACCCCGTCGCTCACGCGCACCAAGACCGATCAGtcgggcggaggaggcgtcACCGTTATCAAGGAGGGATATGTCCGTTGCAAGGAGGACAAATTTCTGGCGACGTGGAATCAACGATACTTGATCTTGCGCGAATTCCGCCTCGACTTTCTCAAGAATGAGACGGGGAAGATCGTCCTTTCCATTCCGCTGACGGCGGTCACAGGCGTCTCGAGATCGGAGGATACTCGCATGGCTTTCGAGATCATTCGTCTCGCCAACCCCAAGGACGCGAATTCCAAAACCGCCGTAATCACCCGTGACGTGCCCACCAAGAGCATCACTTGCGAAGTTAAGAGCGATGACGAAATCTACGACTGGATCGACAAGATCTACGAGCGCTGCCCTGGTATGGGAGGGGTAAGCAACCCCACGAACTTCAGCCATCGTGTTCACGTCGGATTCGATCCGCGCACCGGCGCCTTCGTGGGCTTGCCGCCAGAGTGGGAGAAGCTCCTGACCGCGTCCGCAATCACCAAGGAGGATTACAAGAAAAACCCCCAGGCCGTCATTGAGGTCCTGGAATTCTACTCGGACATCAAGATGCGCGAGCAGAACCCTCAGTACTACGCTGGGCTTTCCTCGCCGGCGAACCAGCAGGCGAAGCCCTTCAGCGGCGGCGGGTCCGTGGGCAACTCAATTGCACCCCCAAGACCCCCGCCGCCTGCTCCCGCACAGCGTTTGGACAGCGGTGGCCAGTCGTACTCCAGCCAGTCCCCTGTTTCGTCTCCTTCGCAGTCCAAGTCGGATTCCGATCGTGCTTtggagcaacagcaacaattgGAGCGGATGAACGAGTTGGCGGATAAGGAGCGTCGCCGTATGGAAGAGGATCGTCGCGCACGTCAgcgggaagaggagcagaacCGGCTCGACCAAGAAGCATACAATGCCTCTTTGCCCAAGACTCGCGTCCCCTTGGCCAAGCAAGAGCTCGGGGGCTACGGCCAGTCCTCCGATGATCGTTACAAGCCCAGCCGCCCCGCCCCGCAGGCCCCTGGCTCCTCTCGCCAGGAGCCTCCGCGCCAGCTGACAGCTCAGCGCCCTGCCCCATCTGCCCCTACCGCCGGACAGCGGCCTGGAGACTACGCCAATGGCTCTGCCAGGGCTGAGCAATCCTCTCCGGGCTCCAGACACCCGGCTCAGGGACAGTCTCCTGCACGGGCTCAGAACAATGGCGTCAAAGCGCAGCCGGCCCAGGGCCCTCCTCCCAGCAAGCTGCCTGCTCCGGTTCAGCCTGTGAAGCCCCTGAACATCGCGAATAAGCAGACCGCGAAGACAAACGTCCCCGATGGGGTCCGCCAAGCCGAGGCTGCCCTGAGCAAGAAGGCAGAGCCCCGCCAGAGAGAAGTGCGCATGTCGAACATGAGCGAGAACGAGGTCATGGATCGCCTGCGTTCTGTCGTTTCCAAGGACAACCCGAACGAGTCTTACAGCAAGCAGCGGAAGATTGGACAGGGTGCCTCCGGATCCGTGTATGTGGCACGCGTTAAGGAGCATGCTACATCCGGCGTTGCGCGGGAGCTTTACCGGCAGTACGGTCCCCGTACCCAGGTGGCTATTAAGCAGATGGATTTGCGTAGCCAGCCTCGGAAGGAACTCATTGTCAACGAGATCATTGTCATGAAAGATAGCCAGCATGCGAACATTGTCAACTTCCTTGACTCGTTCCTGCAGGAGCAGAGCAACGAGTTGTGGGTTGTCATGGAGTTTATGGAAGGTGGTGCTCTCACGGATGTCATTGACAACAACCCGGTGATCCAGGAGGATCAAATTGCCACAATTTGTGCAGAG ACCTGCAAGGGATTGGCCCATCTGCACAGCCAAAACATTATCCACCGTGATATCAAGAGCGATAACGTGCTTCTTGACCGGGCTGGTCATGTCAAGATTA CCGATTTCGGATTCTGTGCTAAGCTCACCGAGTCGAAGAGTAAGCGCGCCACAATGGtcggtactccgtactggaTGGCGCCTGAGGTGGTTAAGCAGAAGGAGTATGGCCCCAAGGTGGACTGCTGGTCATTGGGTATCATGGCCATCGAAATGATCGAATCCGAGCCCCCATACCTCAATGAGGAGCCGCTCAAGGCGTTGTACCTCATCGCCACCAACGGCACTCCTCGCCTGAAGAAGCCAGAGAAGCTCAGCAAGGAGCTCAAGTCGTTCTTGAGTGTATGTCTCTGTGTCGATGTGCGCAGCCGCGCTACCGCCGATGAATTGTTGGCCCATGATTTCCTCAAGTTGGGCTGCAGCCTCGCGAGCCTGGCGGAGCTGCTCcgttggaagaagaacagcgGACAGTGA
- a CDS encoding uncharacterized protein (COG:S;~EggNog:ENOG410PIX3;~InterPro:IPR015943;~TransMembrane:1 (o437-458i);~go_function: GO:0005515 - protein binding [Evidence IEA]), with the protein MLTRQFPQALLNTSKRSEISEVVDINLSRDEDSVTSLAAVQADDEAIVALAGINSSVAEQKRGNNQHLRSFRIDHPTRKEKDNNKENEKTTNNGQTTALSRTSLFRTVKGPSSGAASPDTYQRTLRLSPWQSDSTSPRVAAIATGLAPAGEIVFFSATPTPSPSDVIGRIRLNSDEEAEDVDLTPLPDNKGQFRVAYTNGVDICICTISADTRSNASPDVQCVYTTPIPDKGSPRMRPKFRALRFLSSTSLLLLQNAPDRKGCELVLLDLRPAIITSAIATTTTTTTKESTTKGAKASILRRKKLRKTIKIGLGLDICLLSPDPTTNQQQAVIAISGSDQSIELLTLEFNPSTNRYNYFQTYTSLRDVHPFSMTKLCFSRFHSPSLPVSPETPPQYIKLASVSMGNTVVVHTLPLSPCPPTSRSPRYVLSMPGDSEIWTNLTSSFAAILSILTVCFILQAFTEIRGAMPPYLGAKDWLPPSIRDAVAIPYEPFSPSTSPSIPTTSSTPIPEVEYPAQIRSLNDILLSSDDLQQQQQQQQGRQSLLINCNPETNTLRIDSTDPSSSSSEADSGIHIWEDLSEEVRHQWISQLTQAGYEPSGEDVDVESIFKGVRFGDLCTEVPIHEEL; encoded by the coding sequence ATGCTAACGCGTCAATTTCCCCAGGCCCTCTTGAATACCTCCAAGCGCTCCGAAATCTCCGAAGTTGTCGACATCAACTTGTCGCGCGATGAGGACTCAGTCACTTCTCTCGCCGCCGTCCAAGCCGACGACGAAGCCATCGTCGCCCTCGCCGGCATCAACAGCTCCGTGGCGGAGCAGAAGCGAGGCAATAACCAGCATCTGCGTTCCTTTCGCATTGATCATCCCACCCGGAAAGAGAAGGACAACAACAAGGAAAACGAGAAGACAACGAACAATGGACAAACCACCGCGCTTTCGCGAACATCACTATTTCGCACCGTGAAAGGCCCCTCCTCCGGCGCCGCCTCCCCCGACACCTACCAGCGCACCCTGCGCCTCTCCCCCTGGCAATCCGACTCGACCTCCCCGCGTGTCGCTGCCATCGCTACTGGTCTCGCCCCGGCCGGCGAGatcgtcttcttcagcgcaacccccacccccagtcCATCCGACGTGATCGGACGAATCCGTCTCaacagcgacgaggaagccgaGGACGTCGAtctcacccctctccccgACAACAAGGGCCAATTCCGCGTCGCCTACACCAACGGCGTCGAcatctgcatctgcaccATCTCTGCCGACACGCGCTCCAACGCCTCCCCCGACGTACAATGCGTctacaccacccccatccccgaCAAGGGATCCCCCCGGATGCGCCCCAAGTTCCGCGCCCtccgcttcctctcctccaccagccttctcctcctccaaaacGCCCCAGACCGCAAAGGCTGTGAGCTCGTCCTCCTGGACCTCCGCcccgccatcatcacctccgccatagccaccaccaccaccaccaccaccaaagaatCAACTACCAAAGGCGCCAAAGCATCCATCCTCCGCCGCAAGAAGCTCCGCAAAACCATCAAGAtcggcctcggcctcgaCATCTGCCTCCTCAGCCCCGACCCCACCACaaaccaacaacaagccgtcatcgccatctccgGCAGCGACCAATCCATCGAGCTCCTCACTCTCGAATTCAACCCCTCCACAAACCGCTACAACTATTTCCAAACCTACACCTCTCTCCGCGACGTCCACCCCTTCTCCATGACCAAGCTCTGCTTCTCCCGCTTCCActccccatctctccccGTCTCCCCCGAAACCCCCCCACAATACATCAAACTCGCCTCCGTCAGCATGGGCAACACCGTCGTCGTCCACACCCTCCCCTTATCCCCCTGTCCCCCAACAAGCCGCTCCCCGCGCTACGTCCTCTCCATGCCCGGCGACTCCGAAATCTGGACAAACCTCACCTCCAGCTTCGCtgccatcctctccattcTCACCGTCTGCTTCATCCTCCAGGCCTTCACCGAGATCCGTGGCGCCATGCCTCCTTACCTCGGCGCGAAGGACTGGTTACCACCTAGTATCCGCGATGCTGTCGCTATTCCTTATGAACCTTTTAGTCCTTCTACTTCTCCATCTATCCCTACTACCAGTTCTACTCCCATCCCAGAAGTAGAATACCCCGCACAAATCCGTTCCCTGAACGATATCCTACTCTCCTCGGATgatctccagcagcagcagcagcagcagcaggggcgTCAATCCCTCCTGATAAACTGCAATCCGGAGACAAATACCCTTCGGATTGACTCCACTgatccatcttcatcttcctctgaGGCCGATTCGGGTATCCATATCTGGGAAGATCTCTCCGAGGAGGTTCGACACCAGTGGATCAGTCAGCTCACGCAAGCGGGGTATGAGCCATCTGGTGAAGATGTTGATGTGGAGTCGATATTCAAGGGGGTGAGGTTTGGGGATTTGTGTACGGAAGTGCCCATTCATGAGGAGTTGTGA
- the GRS1_1 gene encoding glycine--tRNA ligase 1, mitochondrial (COG:J;~EggNog:ENOG410PH5K;~InterPro:IPR015943;~SECRETED:SignalP(1-28);~go_function: GO:0005515 - protein binding [Evidence IEA]): MLSASSFWLLLRFFASSLLLSFSSPSATLPLLQSISFPCHSDNSYFFRGLNSIHPPGSHPSNMAPSIPSAKLTLSCPLFAADFDPRHHGLLLVGGGGGEGRSGVGNKIASSS; this comes from the coding sequence ttctggcttcttcttcgcttcttcgcttcttcgcttcttctctccttctcttctccttctgcaactctccccctcctacaATCTATCTCTTTCCCGTGCCATTCGGATAATAGTTACTTCTTTCGGGGATTGAACTCGATCCATCCCCCGGGATCCCACCCGTCCAACATGGCTCCCTCCATTCCCTCGGCCAAATTGACTCTCTCATGCCCGCTCTTCGCCGCCGACTTCGACCCGCGTCATCACGGCTTGCTTCTggtcggtggaggaggtggtgaaggccGCAGTGGTGTCGGCAACAAAATCGCAAGTTCCTCTTGA